A window of the Streptomyces luomodiensis genome harbors these coding sequences:
- the uvrA gene encoding excinuclease ABC subunit UvrA, translating into MADRLIVRGAREHNLKNVSLDLPRDSLIVFTGLSGSGKSSLAFDTIFAEGQRRYVESLSSYARQFLGQMDKPDVDFIEGLSPAVSIDQKSTSRNPRSTVGTITEVYDYLRLLFARIGKPHCPECGRPIARQSPQAIVDRVLELPEGSRFQVLSPLVRERKGEFVDLFSDLQTKGYSRARVDGTTIQLADPPKLKKQEKHTIEVVVDRLTVKDSAKRRLTDSVETALGLSGGMVILDFVDLEEDDPQRERMFSEHLYCPYDDLSFEELEPRTFSFNSPFGACPDCTGIGTRMEVDPELIIPDEEKSLDEGAIHPWSHGHTKDYFGRLVGALADALGFRTDVPWAGLPQRAKKALLNGHRTQIEVRYRNRYGRQRAYTTAFEGAVPYVKRRHSEAESDTSRERFEGYMREVPCPTCEGTRLKPIVLAVTVQDKSIADVSAMSISECADFLRGMELSPREKTIAERVLKEVNERLRFLVDVGLDYLSLNRAAGTLSGGEAQRIRLATQIGSGLVGVLYVLDEPSIGLHQRDNHRLIETLVRLRDLGNTLIVVEHDEDTIKTSDWVVDIGPGAGEHGGKVVHSGPLSELLVNEESVTGHYLAGKKAIPLPAARRPVDPKRHLTVHGARENNLQDIDVSFPLGVLTAVTGVSGSGKSTLVNDILYTHLARELNGARAVPGRHTRVVGDDLVDKVVHVDQSPIGRTPRSNPATYTGVFDHVRKLFAETMEAKVRGYQPGRFSFNVKGGRCENCSGDGTIKIEMNFLPDVYVPCEVCHGARYNRETLEVHYKGKSIAEVLDMPIEEALDFFEAVPTIARHLRTLNEVGLGYVRLGQPAPTLSGGEAQRVKLASELQKRSTGRTVYVLDEPTTGLHFEDISKLISVLSGLVDKGNTVIVIEHNLDVIKTADWVVDMGPEGGSGGGLVIAEGTPEDVASIPASHTGKFLRDMLGDRVSDATVPVARKGGRTAKKAAAKTTAAAKTAAKKTVAKKGAAKTTVASQRTAAK; encoded by the coding sequence GTGGCCGACCGTCTCATCGTTCGTGGCGCTCGCGAGCACAACCTCAAGAACGTCTCGCTCGACCTTCCTCGCGACTCGCTCATCGTCTTCACCGGGCTGTCCGGGTCGGGCAAGTCGTCCCTCGCGTTCGACACGATCTTCGCCGAGGGGCAGCGTCGCTACGTGGAGTCGCTCTCCTCCTACGCCCGTCAGTTCCTGGGGCAGATGGACAAGCCCGATGTCGACTTCATCGAGGGCCTGTCCCCCGCGGTGTCGATCGACCAGAAGTCCACCTCGCGGAACCCGCGCTCGACGGTCGGTACCATCACCGAGGTCTACGACTACCTCCGGCTGCTGTTCGCCCGGATCGGCAAGCCGCACTGCCCCGAGTGCGGCCGCCCCATCGCCCGCCAGTCGCCACAGGCGATCGTGGACCGGGTGCTGGAGCTCCCCGAGGGCAGCCGCTTCCAGGTGCTCTCCCCGCTGGTGCGCGAGCGCAAGGGGGAGTTCGTCGACCTCTTCTCCGATCTCCAGACCAAGGGCTACAGCCGGGCCCGGGTGGACGGCACCACCATCCAGCTGGCCGATCCGCCGAAGCTGAAGAAGCAGGAGAAGCACACCATCGAGGTGGTCGTCGACCGCCTCACCGTCAAGGACAGCGCCAAGCGCCGGCTGACCGACTCGGTGGAGACCGCGCTCGGCCTCTCCGGCGGCATGGTGATCCTCGACTTCGTGGACCTCGAGGAGGACGACCCGCAGCGGGAGCGGATGTTCTCCGAGCATCTGTACTGCCCGTACGACGATCTGTCCTTCGAGGAGCTGGAGCCGCGCACCTTCTCCTTCAACTCGCCCTTCGGCGCCTGCCCGGACTGCACCGGGATCGGCACCCGGATGGAGGTCGACCCCGAGCTGATCATCCCGGACGAGGAGAAGTCGCTCGACGAGGGCGCCATCCACCCCTGGTCCCACGGCCACACCAAGGACTACTTCGGGCGGCTGGTCGGCGCGCTCGCCGACGCGCTCGGCTTCCGCACCGACGTCCCCTGGGCCGGGCTTCCGCAGCGCGCCAAGAAGGCGCTGCTCAATGGCCACCGCACCCAGATCGAGGTCCGCTACCGCAATCGCTACGGCCGCCAGCGGGCGTACACCACGGCCTTCGAGGGCGCGGTGCCGTATGTGAAGCGGCGCCACTCGGAGGCGGAGAGCGACACCAGCCGGGAGCGGTTCGAGGGCTATATGCGCGAGGTGCCCTGCCCCACCTGTGAGGGCACCCGCCTCAAGCCGATCGTCCTGGCGGTCACCGTGCAGGACAAGTCCATCGCGGACGTCTCGGCGATGTCGATCAGTGAATGCGCCGACTTCCTGCGTGGCATGGAGCTGAGCCCGCGCGAGAAGACCATCGCCGAGCGGGTCCTCAAGGAGGTCAATGAGCGGCTGAGGTTCCTGGTCGACGTCGGCCTGGACTATCTCTCGCTCAACCGCGCGGCGGGCACCCTCTCCGGCGGCGAGGCCCAGCGCATCCGGCTGGCCACCCAGATCGGCTCCGGTCTGGTCGGCGTGCTCTACGTCCTGGACGAGCCGTCCATCGGCCTGCACCAGCGCGACAACCACCGGCTGATCGAGACGCTGGTCAGGCTGCGCGACCTCGGAAACACCCTGATCGTCGTGGAGCACGACGAGGACACCATCAAGACCTCGGACTGGGTGGTGGACATCGGTCCGGGCGCGGGTGAGCACGGCGGCAAGGTGGTCCACAGCGGGCCGCTGAGCGAGCTGCTGGTCAACGAGGAGTCGGTGACCGGGCACTATCTGGCCGGCAAGAAGGCCATCCCGCTGCCGGCGGCGCGCCGGCCCGTGGACCCCAAGCGGCATCTGACGGTCCACGGCGCCCGGGAGAACAACCTCCAGGACATCGATGTGTCCTTCCCGCTGGGGGTGCTCACCGCCGTCACCGGCGTCTCCGGATCGGGTAAGTCCACGCTGGTCAACGACATCCTCTACACCCATCTGGCCCGTGAGCTCAACGGCGCGCGGGCGGTTCCCGGGCGGCACACCCGGGTCGTCGGCGACGACCTGGTCGACAAGGTGGTGCATGTCGACCAGTCGCCCATCGGCCGCACCCCGCGCTCGAACCCGGCGACGTACACCGGCGTCTTCGACCATGTGCGCAAGCTGTTCGCGGAGACGATGGAGGCGAAGGTCCGCGGTTATCAGCCCGGCCGGTTCTCCTTCAACGTCAAGGGCGGCCGCTGCGAGAACTGCTCCGGTGACGGCACCATCAAGATCGAGATGAACTTCCTGCCGGATGTGTATGTGCCGTGCGAGGTCTGCCACGGCGCGCGCTACAACCGGGAGACCCTGGAGGTGCACTACAAGGGCAAGTCCATCGCCGAGGTGCTGGACATGCCCATCGAGGAGGCGCTGGACTTCTTCGAGGCGGTGCCCACCATCGCCCGCCATCTGCGCACCCTCAACGAGGTCGGTCTCGGCTATGTCCGGCTGGGGCAGCCCGCGCCGACCCTGTCCGGCGGTGAGGCGCAGCGCGTCAAGCTGGCCAGCGAGCTCCAGAAGCGGTCGACCGGCCGCACGGTGTACGTCCTGGACGAGCCGACCACCGGTCTGCACTTCGAGGACATCAGCAAGCTGATCAGCGTGCTCTCCGGACTGGTCGACAAGGGCAACACCGTGATCGTCATCGAGCACAACCTCGATGTGATCAAGACGGCCGACTGGGTCGTGGACATGGGCCCCGAGGGCGGCAGCGGCGGCGGTCTGGTGATCGCCGAGGGCACCCCCGAGGACGTGGCCTCGATCCCGGCCAGCCACACCGGGAAGTTCCTGCGGGACATGCTGGGTGACCGGGTGAGCGACGCGACGGTGCCGGTCGCGCGCAAGGGCGGCAGGACCGCCAAGAAGGCCGCCGCCAAGACCACGGCGGCCGCGAAGACCGCGGCGAAGAAGACCGTGGCCAAGAAGGGGGCGGCCAAGACCACGGTCGCCTCCCAGCGGACGGCCGCGAAGTAG
- a CDS encoding MBL fold metallo-hydrolase gives MTYSGVVTVGGPADVHELPDLMISKVAVGPMANNAYLLRCRATDEQLLIDAAAEPHTLLSLIGESGIASVVTTHRHQDHWGALREVTEATGARTYAGRYDAEGIPVPTDVLVEDGDTLRVGRVELTARHLVGHTPGSIALIYDDPHGHPHVFTGDCLFPGGVGNTRKDPKAFESLINDVETKLFDRLPDETWVYPGHGDDTTLGAERPHLGEWRERGW, from the coding sequence ATGACCTACAGCGGAGTGGTGACGGTCGGCGGACCGGCGGACGTGCATGAACTGCCCGATCTCATGATCTCGAAGGTCGCGGTGGGCCCCATGGCCAACAACGCGTACCTGCTGCGCTGCCGGGCCACCGACGAGCAGCTCCTGATCGACGCCGCGGCGGAGCCGCACACCCTGCTGTCCCTCATCGGCGAGAGCGGGATCGCCTCCGTGGTCACCACCCACCGCCACCAGGACCACTGGGGCGCGCTGCGCGAGGTGACGGAGGCCACCGGCGCCCGCACCTACGCGGGCCGCTACGACGCGGAGGGCATCCCGGTGCCGACCGACGTCCTGGTCGAGGACGGCGACACGCTGCGGGTCGGCCGGGTCGAGCTGACCGCCCGCCACCTGGTCGGCCACACCCCGGGCAGCATCGCCCTGATCTACGACGATCCGCACGGCCATCCGCATGTGTTCACCGGCGACTGCCTCTTCCCGGGCGGGGTCGGCAACACCCGTAAGGACCCCAAGGCGTTCGAGAGCCTGATCAACGACGTCGAGACCAAGCTCTTCGACCGGCTTCCGGACGAGACCTGGGTCTACCCCGGCCACGGCGACGACACCACGCTCGGCGCCGAGCGCCCGCACCTCGGGGAGTGGCGCGAGCGCGGCTGGTAG
- a CDS encoding MFS transporter, which translates to MARLATASLAGTAIEFYDFFVYGTAAALVLGPLFFPTFSPLAGTLAAFGTFAVGFVSRPLGSMLFGPIGDRHGRRPVLIASLLLTGIATVAVGFVPSYGTIGIAAPVLLLVLRFLQGLGLGGEWGGAVLLTAEHAPAGRRGLWSGFPQVGPAIGFLLANGTMLALSATLSEGAFRSWGWRVPFWGAGLLAGAGLLLRARLTESPRFQELAERDGRAAAPLAEVVRGHWRLVLLTAGGLAVGYAVFYTVTTWSLAYGTERLGMARTTVLGCVMAAVAAMGALTPLAAHLGDRFGRRPLCLVGCVATAVWMFPLIVLLRTGEPPLMFLGFLGALLAFITMFAVTSAYLPELFEARVRCTGAALGYNLAGVLGGALTPIVATALSHGDGPPWGVAVYLTAAALLSLGCFVLLPETRPTADRPEGRSAVRPLEAGEAAA; encoded by the coding sequence ATGGCCCGCCTCGCCACCGCCTCCCTGGCCGGCACCGCGATCGAGTTCTACGACTTCTTCGTCTACGGCACGGCCGCCGCGCTCGTCCTCGGCCCACTGTTCTTCCCCACCTTCTCCCCGCTGGCCGGCACCCTCGCCGCCTTCGGCACCTTCGCCGTCGGTTTCGTCTCCCGGCCGCTGGGCTCGATGCTCTTCGGGCCCATCGGCGACCGCCACGGCCGCCGGCCGGTGCTCATCGCCTCACTGCTGCTGACGGGAATCGCGACCGTCGCCGTGGGCTTCGTCCCGTCCTACGGCACGATCGGCATCGCCGCCCCCGTACTGCTGCTCGTGCTGCGCTTTCTCCAGGGGCTGGGGCTCGGCGGCGAATGGGGTGGCGCGGTGCTGCTGACCGCCGAGCACGCGCCCGCCGGGCGGCGCGGGCTGTGGTCGGGCTTTCCGCAGGTCGGCCCGGCCATCGGCTTTCTGCTCGCCAACGGCACCATGCTGGCCCTGTCGGCCACGCTGAGCGAGGGCGCGTTCCGGTCCTGGGGGTGGCGGGTGCCGTTCTGGGGCGCGGGGCTGCTGGCGGGCGCCGGGTTGCTGCTGCGGGCCCGGCTGACCGAGAGCCCGCGCTTCCAGGAGCTGGCCGAACGCGACGGCCGGGCCGCCGCGCCGCTGGCCGAGGTGGTGCGCGGCCACTGGCGGCTGGTCCTGCTGACCGCGGGCGGGCTCGCGGTGGGCTATGCCGTCTTCTACACGGTCACGACCTGGTCCCTGGCGTACGGCACGGAACGGCTCGGCATGGCGCGCACCACCGTGCTGGGCTGTGTCATGGCGGCCGTGGCGGCCATGGGGGCCTTGACGCCCCTGGCGGCCCATCTCGGCGACCGCTTCGGGCGGCGGCCGCTGTGCCTGGTGGGCTGTGTGGCCACCGCGGTGTGGATGTTTCCGCTGATCGTGCTGTTGCGCACCGGGGAGCCGCCGCTGATGTTCCTCGGCTTCCTGGGCGCGCTGCTCGCCTTCATCACCATGTTCGCCGTGACCTCGGCCTATCTGCCCGAGCTGTTCGAGGCGCGGGTGCGCTGCACGGGCGCGGCGCTCGGCTACAACCTCGCGGGCGTCCTGGGCGGGGCGCTCACCCCGATCGTGGCGACGGCGCTGTCCCACGGCGACGGCCCGCCCTGGGGCGTCGCCGTGTATCTGACCGCCGCCGCGCTGCTGAGCCTGGGCTGCTTCGTGCTGCTGCCGGAGACACGGCCGACGGCCGACCGTCCGGAAGGACGATCGGCCGTACGGCCTCTGGAGGCCGGGGAGGCGGCTGCGTGA
- a CDS encoding TerC family protein yields the protein MDVSWAMWGLTIGGLCALIAADFFIGGRKPHEVSLKEAGIWTAVWVALAALFGLGLLVFAGGGPSGEFFAGFITEKSLSVDNLFVFVLIMAKFAVPTVYQQRVLMVGVLIALVLRAVFIAAGAAIISTFAWVFYIFGAFLIWTAWKLIQEARADEEEAEFEENRLLKAVEKRFPSTDEYHGTKLFIVRNGKRLMTPMLIVMLAIGTTDVLFALDSIPAIFGLTQDPYIVFTANAFALMGLRQLYFLIGGLLKKLVHLSYGLSIILGFIGVKLVLHALHESGVHVPEISIPVSLGVICAVLAVTTVTSLHASRKQALVEAGNGESRARDKDSVDV from the coding sequence GTGGACGTTTCGTGGGCCATGTGGGGCCTGACCATTGGTGGGCTGTGTGCCCTCATCGCCGCCGACTTCTTCATAGGCGGCCGCAAACCCCATGAGGTCTCCCTCAAGGAGGCCGGGATCTGGACCGCCGTCTGGGTCGCCCTTGCCGCGCTCTTCGGGCTCGGGCTGCTGGTCTTCGCCGGCGGCGGGCCCTCCGGCGAGTTCTTCGCCGGCTTCATCACCGAGAAGTCGCTGAGCGTCGACAATCTCTTCGTCTTCGTGCTGATCATGGCGAAGTTCGCGGTGCCGACGGTCTATCAGCAGCGTGTGCTGATGGTGGGAGTGCTCATCGCCCTGGTGCTGCGCGCGGTCTTCATAGCCGCCGGCGCCGCGATCATCTCGACCTTCGCCTGGGTCTTCTACATCTTCGGCGCGTTCCTCATCTGGACGGCCTGGAAGCTCATCCAGGAGGCGCGGGCCGATGAGGAGGAAGCGGAGTTCGAGGAGAACCGGCTGCTCAAGGCGGTCGAGAAGCGGTTCCCGTCCACCGACGAGTACCACGGAACCAAGCTGTTCATCGTGCGGAACGGCAAGCGGCTGATGACCCCGATGCTGATCGTCATGCTGGCGATCGGCACCACGGACGTCCTGTTCGCGCTGGACTCGATACCCGCGATCTTCGGCCTCACCCAGGATCCGTACATCGTCTTCACCGCCAACGCCTTCGCCCTGATGGGCCTGCGCCAGCTGTACTTCCTGATCGGCGGCCTGCTCAAGAAGCTGGTCCACCTCTCGTACGGGCTGTCGATCATCCTCGGCTTCATCGGCGTCAAGCTGGTGCTGCACGCGCTGCACGAGTCCGGGGTGCACGTCCCGGAGATCAGCATCCCGGTCTCGCTCGGGGTGATCTGCGCGGTGCTCGCCGTCACGACGGTCACCAGTCTGCACGCCTCGAGGAAACAGGCCCTGGTGGAGGCGGGGAACGGGGAGAGCCGGGCTCGGGACAAGGACAGCGTCGACGTCTGA
- a CDS encoding TerD family protein, whose amino-acid sequence MTAELVRGQNHPLPQTRLEIRISAGHPIVAGATLGDERGTVHGAEGVAHPASPQLAGIEVPRQAAADHRLAVDLDAMPENVHRVTVLLALPTGVGGPDRFGATAAPFVAVTGLDGTEIAGYTITGLDSESAVAALELYRRQGAWKVRAVGQGYADGLAAMLRDQGLEQGAELAARINEAVVRGMARSVAQPPPRSEDDGRVRTATAGGGAAPAPAQPQTPQQQPQGAPSGQGPVNYQHPGRRTAAPPPPPPSAPPAAPGQPARPVAGDASGWTMDERLYNQVWGMFEDLARTTAAYRSAVDFAESRMEQELDRVLSDPRTRVGPAADSARAAARAKHTDLVEQARAAFDRDLAQLTAEAEVVEPALPPAYARWDSPVWQAYQVPMEMPMALRLGELHLPERADLRIPMLVRLPLERGLWIDAGRSGSFDGGPADPGELRRLAADTAVTIAARLLAVYPAGEFSVCVIDPAGSAAGSLAPLVGSGALGEPPAAGAQGVSAVLASLTRRVDLVQMAMRSGATDALPPDLDTAEQLLLVHDFPHGFDDRAVTQLRYLADEGPSVGVHLMMVADREDARDYGPVLDPLWRSLLRLTPVADDHLADPWVGHAWTYEPSMVPRGSQVLDQVLRQMVRARQSYGH is encoded by the coding sequence ATGACGGCCGAGCTGGTCCGAGGGCAGAACCACCCCCTGCCCCAGACCCGTTTGGAGATCCGGATCTCGGCGGGCCATCCGATCGTGGCCGGGGCCACCCTCGGCGATGAGCGGGGCACGGTGCACGGCGCCGAAGGGGTCGCGCACCCCGCCTCGCCCCAGCTGGCCGGGATAGAGGTGCCCAGACAGGCGGCGGCCGACCACCGGCTCGCCGTCGACCTCGACGCGATGCCCGAGAACGTCCACCGGGTCACCGTGCTGCTCGCGCTGCCGACCGGTGTCGGCGGCCCGGACCGGTTCGGCGCCACGGCCGCGCCGTTCGTCGCCGTCACCGGCCTCGACGGCACCGAGATCGCCGGCTACACCATCACCGGCCTGGACTCGGAGTCCGCGGTGGCCGCCCTGGAGCTCTACCGCAGGCAGGGTGCCTGGAAGGTGCGCGCCGTCGGCCAGGGGTACGCGGACGGGCTCGCGGCCATGCTGCGGGACCAGGGGCTCGAGCAGGGCGCCGAACTCGCGGCGCGGATCAACGAGGCGGTGGTGCGGGGCATGGCCCGCTCGGTCGCCCAGCCCCCGCCCCGTTCCGAGGACGACGGCCGGGTGCGCACGGCCACCGCGGGCGGCGGTGCCGCCCCGGCCCCCGCCCAGCCGCAGACCCCGCAGCAGCAGCCGCAGGGCGCGCCCTCCGGCCAAGGGCCCGTCAACTACCAGCACCCCGGCCGCCGTACGGCCGCGCCGCCCCCGCCCCCGCCGTCCGCGCCGCCCGCCGCGCCCGGACAGCCCGCCCGGCCGGTCGCGGGCGACGCCTCCGGCTGGACCATGGACGAGCGGCTCTACAACCAGGTCTGGGGGATGTTCGAGGACCTGGCCCGCACCACCGCGGCCTATCGCAGCGCCGTGGACTTCGCGGAGTCCCGGATGGAGCAGGAGCTGGACCGGGTGCTCTCCGATCCGCGCACCCGGGTGGGCCCGGCGGCCGACTCCGCCCGCGCCGCGGCGCGCGCCAAGCACACCGACCTCGTCGAGCAGGCCCGCGCCGCCTTCGACCGCGATCTGGCGCAGCTCACGGCCGAGGCCGAGGTGGTGGAGCCGGCGCTGCCGCCCGCCTACGCCCGCTGGGACAGCCCGGTGTGGCAGGCGTACCAGGTGCCGATGGAGATGCCGATGGCCCTGCGCCTGGGCGAGCTGCACCTCCCGGAACGCGCCGATCTGCGCATCCCCATGCTGGTGCGGCTGCCCCTGGAGCGGGGGCTGTGGATCGACGCCGGGCGTTCGGGCTCGTTCGACGGGGGGCCGGCCGACCCTGGCGAGCTGCGCCGACTGGCCGCGGACACGGCGGTGACGATCGCCGCGCGGCTGCTGGCCGTCTATCCGGCGGGGGAGTTCTCGGTGTGTGTGATCGACCCGGCGGGTTCGGCCGCGGGCTCGCTCGCCCCGCTGGTGGGGTCGGGTGCGCTGGGCGAGCCGCCGGCGGCCGGCGCCCAGGGGGTCTCCGCGGTGCTCGCCTCGCTGACCCGGCGTGTCGACCTGGTGCAGATGGCGATGCGCAGCGGTGCCACGGACGCGTTGCCGCCCGATCTGGACACCGCCGAGCAGCTGCTGCTCGTCCATGACTTCCCGCACGGCTTCGACGACCGGGCCGTCACTCAGCTGCGTTATCTGGCGGACGAGGGGCCCTCGGTGGGCGTGCATCTGATGATGGTCGCCGACCGTGAGGACGCGCGGGACTACGGTCCGGTGCTCGATCCGCTGTGGCGGTCGCTGCTGCGGCTCACTCCGGTCGCCGACGACCATCTCGCCGACCCGTGGGTGGGCCATGCGTGGACGTATGAGCCGTCGATGGTGCCGCGGGGCAGTCAGGTGCTGGACCAGGTGCTGCGGCAGATGGTGAGGGCCCGCCAGTCGTATGGGCATTGA
- a CDS encoding TerD family protein, whose protein sequence is MTVNMSKGQAISLQKADGGTLTAVRMGLGWQAAPRRGLFGSRTREIDLDASAVLFADKQPTDVVFFRHLVSDDGSVRHTGDNLVGGAGQGGDDEAILVDLQRVPVHIDKIVFTVNSFTGQTFAEVQNAFCRLVDETNGQELARYTLTGGGQYTAQIMATVQRAGSAWQMRAIGEPANGRTFQDLMPHILPHL, encoded by the coding sequence GTGACGGTCAACATGTCCAAGGGACAGGCCATCAGCCTGCAGAAGGCCGACGGGGGCACCCTGACCGCGGTGCGGATGGGGCTGGGCTGGCAGGCGGCGCCCCGCCGCGGGCTGTTCGGCTCCCGTACGCGGGAGATCGACCTCGACGCGTCGGCGGTCCTCTTCGCCGACAAGCAGCCGACCGATGTCGTCTTCTTCCGCCACCTGGTCAGCGACGACGGCTCGGTCCGCCACACCGGTGACAACCTCGTCGGCGGCGCCGGGCAGGGCGGCGACGACGAGGCGATCCTGGTCGACCTGCAGCGGGTGCCGGTCCACATCGACAAGATCGTCTTCACGGTGAACTCCTTCACCGGCCAGACCTTCGCCGAGGTGCAGAACGCGTTCTGCCGGCTGGTGGACGAGACCAATGGCCAGGAGCTCGCCCGCTACACCCTCACCGGCGGCGGGCAGTACACCGCCCAGATCATGGCCACCGTCCAGCGGGCGGGCAGCGCCTGGCAGATGAGGGCGATCGGCGAGCCGGCCAACGGACGCACCTTCCAGGACCTGATGCCGCATATCCTGCCGCATCTGTAA
- the uvrB gene encoding excinuclease ABC subunit UvrB, with protein sequence MRPVTQLERKVAPFEVVSPYQPSGDQPTAIADLDRRVRAGEKDVVLLGATGTGKSATTAWMIEKLQRPTLVMAPNKTLAAQLANEFRELLPNNAVEYFVSYYDYYQPEAYVPQSDTYIEKDSSINEEVERLRHSATNSLLTRRDVVVVASVSCIYGLGTPQEYVDRMVPLKVGEEIDRDQLLRRFVDIQYTRNDMAFTRGTFRVRGDTVEIFPVYEELAVRIEMFGDEIEALSTLHPLTGEVLSDDQELYVFPASHYVAGPERMEKAIAGIEAELTQTLARLEKQGKLLEAQRLRMRTTYDIEMMRQIGTCSGIENYSLHIDGREPGSPPHTLLDYFPEDFLLVIDESHVTVPQIGAMYEGDASRKRTLIEHGFRLPSALDNRPLKWEEFLERVDQTVYLSATPGPYELSRGDGFVEQIIRPTGLVDPEVVVKPTEGQIDDLIHEIRTRTEKDERVLVTTLTKKMAEDLTDYMLELGIQVRYLHSDVDTLRRVELLRELRAGEFDVLVGINLLREGLDLPEVSLVAILDADKEGFLRSGTSLIQTIGRAARNVSGQVHMYADKVTPAMEKAIEETNRRREKQIAYNKANKIDPQPLRKKINDIVAQIAREDVDTEELLGTGYRKTKDGKGAKTPEGAAGGKAAKGGKGAKGKAKEPVLTDRPAAELAEQIEEMTDRMRAAAAELQFEVAARLRDEVAELKKELRQMREAGVS encoded by the coding sequence ATGCGGCCCGTAACTCAGCTCGAACGCAAGGTGGCGCCCTTCGAGGTCGTCAGCCCCTATCAGCCCAGCGGTGACCAGCCCACGGCCATCGCCGACCTCGACCGGCGCGTCCGCGCGGGCGAGAAGGACGTCGTCCTGCTCGGCGCGACCGGCACCGGCAAGTCCGCCACCACCGCGTGGATGATCGAGAAGCTTCAGCGGCCCACGCTGGTCATGGCTCCGAACAAGACGCTGGCCGCCCAGCTGGCCAACGAGTTCCGCGAGCTGCTGCCGAACAACGCGGTCGAGTACTTCGTCTCGTACTACGACTACTACCAGCCCGAGGCGTACGTCCCGCAGTCGGACACCTACATCGAGAAGGACTCCTCGATCAACGAAGAGGTGGAGCGGCTGCGCCACTCGGCGACGAATTCGCTGCTCACCCGGCGTGACGTGGTCGTGGTGGCATCCGTCTCCTGCATCTACGGCCTCGGCACGCCGCAGGAGTACGTGGACCGCATGGTGCCGCTCAAGGTCGGCGAGGAGATCGACCGCGATCAGCTGCTGCGCCGCTTCGTCGACATCCAGTACACCCGCAACGACATGGCGTTCACCCGGGGCACCTTCCGGGTCCGCGGCGACACCGTCGAGATCTTCCCGGTCTACGAGGAGCTCGCGGTCCGCATCGAGATGTTCGGCGACGAGATCGAGGCGCTCTCCACGCTCCACCCGCTCACCGGCGAGGTGCTCAGCGACGACCAGGAGCTCTATGTCTTCCCGGCCAGCCACTATGTGGCCGGGCCCGAGCGCATGGAGAAGGCCATCGCCGGGATCGAGGCCGAGCTCACGCAGACCCTGGCCCGGCTGGAGAAGCAGGGCAAGCTGCTGGAGGCCCAGCGGCTGCGGATGCGCACCACCTACGACATCGAGATGATGCGGCAGATCGGCACCTGCTCGGGTATCGAGAACTACTCGCTGCACATCGACGGCCGTGAGCCCGGCTCCCCGCCGCACACCCTGCTGGACTACTTCCCGGAGGACTTCCTCCTGGTCATCGACGAGTCGCATGTCACGGTGCCGCAGATCGGCGCGATGTACGAGGGCGACGCCTCCCGTAAGCGGACCCTGATCGAGCACGGTTTCCGGCTGCCCTCCGCGCTCGACAACCGCCCGCTGAAGTGGGAGGAGTTCCTGGAGCGCGTCGACCAGACCGTCTACCTCTCTGCGACCCCCGGCCCGTACGAGCTCTCCCGGGGCGACGGCTTCGTGGAGCAGATCATCCGCCCGACCGGTCTGGTCGACCCCGAGGTCGTCGTCAAGCCGACCGAGGGCCAGATCGACGATCTCATCCACGAGATCCGCACGCGTACCGAGAAGGACGAGCGCGTGCTGGTCACCACCCTCACCAAGAAGATGGCCGAGGACCTCACCGACTACATGCTGGAGCTCGGCATCCAGGTGCGCTATCTGCACAGCGATGTGGACACCCTGCGCCGGGTCGAGCTGCTGCGCGAGCTGCGCGCCGGCGAGTTCGACGTGCTGGTGGGGATCAACCTGCTGCGCGAGGGCCTCGACCTTCCGGAGGTCTCGCTGGTCGCCATCCTCGACGCGGACAAGGAGGGCTTCCTGCGCTCGGGCACCTCGCTGATCCAGACCATCGGCCGGGCCGCCCGTAACGTGTCGGGCCAGGTGCATATGTACGCCGACAAGGTCACCCCGGCGATGGAGAAGGCCATCGAGGAGACCAACCGGCGCCGCGAGAAGCAGATCGCGTACAACAAGGCCAACAAGATCGATCCGCAGCCGCTGCGCAAGAAGATCAACGACATCGTGGCGCAGATCGCTCGCGAGGACGTCGACACCGAGGAGCTGCTCGGCACCGGCTACCGCAAGACGAAGGACGGCAAGGGCGCCAAGACCCCCGAGGGGGCGGCGGGCGGAAAGGCGGCCAAGGGCGGCAAGGGCGCCAAGGGCAAGGCCAAGGAGCCGGTGCTGACCGACCGGCCCGCGGCCGAACTCGCCGAGCAGATCGAGGAGATGACCGACCGCATGCGGGCCGCGGCGGCGGAGCTCCAGTTCGAGGTGGCGGCCCGACTGCGCGACGAGGTGGCGGAGTTGAAGAAGGAGCTGCGGCAGATGCGGGAGGCCGGGGTCTCCTGA